A part of Aspergillus flavus chromosome 1, complete sequence genomic DNA contains:
- a CDS encoding putative clathrin-coated vesicle protein (Golgi apparatus membrane protein tvp23), whose translation MEQQSLNPEPQQGDLNWRLSAHPITLLCFLGFRTSALLMYLFGVLFIKNFILVFIITLLLLAADFYYLKNIAGRRLVGLRWWNEVNVASGDSHWVFESSDPTTRRIAATDKRFFWLSLYVTPALWVGLAILAIIRLSSVIWLSLVAIALILTITNTLAFSRCDRFSQASTFANRALTGGIVNNIAGGLLGRLFK comes from the exons ATGGAGCAACAATCCCTTAATCCCGAACCCCAGCAGGGGGATCTCAACTGGCGCCTGAGTGCGCATCCGATTACGTTGCTTTGTTTCCTGGGCTTCCGCACCAGTGCCCTGCTGATGTACCTATTCGGggtattatttattaagaaTTT TATCttggtcttcatcatcacGCTGCTTCTCCTCGCAGCGGACTTCTATTACCTCAAAAACATCGCGGGACGTCGCTTGGTTGGTCTCCGTTGGTGGAACGAAGTGAACGTTGCGAGTGGTGACTCGCATTGGGTATTTGAATCCTCGGACCCAACAACTCGTAGGATCGCGGCTACAGATAAGAGATTCTTCTGGCTTAGCTTGTATGTGACGCCTGCGCTCTGGGTTGGCCTGGCGATATTGGCCATCATTAGACTGAGCAGTGTTATTTGGTTGAGCTTGGTTG CTATTGCCCTCATCTTGACCATCACCAATACCCTTGCTTTCTCACGGTGCGACCGCTTCAGCCAAGCGTCCACCTTCGCCAACCGGGCACTGACTGGAGGAATTGTGAACAACATCGCGGGGGGTCTGCTGGGCAGACTCTTCAAGTAA
- a CDS encoding beta-tubulin (tubulin alpha-1 chain), which translates to VHLQTGQCGNQVGTAFWQIISGEHGLDASGVYTGSNDQELERMNVYFNEVGNQKYVPRAVLVDLEPGTMDAVRAGPFGQLFRPDNFVFGQSSAGNNWAKGHYTEGAELVDSVVDVVRREAESCDCLQGFQITHSLGGGTGSGMGTLLISKIREEFPDRMMATFSVAPSPKVSDTVVEPYNATLSVHQLVEHSDETFCIDNEALYDICMRTLKLASPSYGDLNHLVSAVMSGVTVSLRFPGQLNSDLRKLAVNMVPFPRLHFFMVGFAPLTSRGAHSFRAVSVPELTQQMFDPRNMMAAANFHNGRFLTCSAIFRGKVSTKEVEDQMRGVQTKNSGYFVEWIPNNIQTTVCSVPPRGLKMASTFIGNSTSIQELFQRIGNQFSSMFRRKAFLHWYTSEGMDEMEFTEAESNMNDLVSEYQQYQEASIDDEEDIGEYGEEEIEEQ; encoded by the exons GTACACTGGCTCCAACGACCAAGAACTGGAGCGGATGAATGTCTATTTCAATGAG GTCGGCAACCAGAAATATGTTCCCCGCGCGGTCCTCGTGGACTTGGAGCCCGGCACGATGGACGCCGTCCGTGCTGGTCCGTTTGGACAGCTTTTCCGACCGGACAACTTCGTATTCGGCCAGTCAAGCGCGGGAAATAACTGGGCAAAGGGTCACTATACGGAAGGTGCTGAATTGGTTGATTCTGTTGTGGATGTCGTTCGTCGTGAAGCCGAAAGCTGTGACTGTCTGCAAGGATTCCAGATCACACACTCCCTTGGAGGTGGTACGGGTTCCGGTATGGGAACTCTTTTGATCTCGAAGATACGTGAGGAATTCCCGGATCGTATGATGGCCACTTTCTCTGTGGCGCCTTCGCCGAAGGTCTCGGATACAGTGGTGGAGCCATACAACGCCACATTGTCTGTTCATCAGCTGGTGGAGCATTCCGACGAGACATTCTGCATCGATAACGAG GCCCTCTACGACATCTGCATGCGCACCCTGAAACTGGCTTCTCCTTCCTATGGTGACCTTAACCACCTGGTCTCGGCAGTTATGTCTGGTGTTACCGTCAGTCTTCGATTCCCTGGTCAACTCAATTCCGACCTGCGAAAACTGGCTGTGAACATGGTGCCCTTCCCCCGGCTTCATTTCTTCATGGTGGGCTTTGCACCACTGACCAGCCGAGGGGCCCATTCATTCCGCGCAGTCTCCGTGCCTGAATTGACCCAACAGATGTTCGATCCCAGAAACATGATGGCTGCTGCTAATTTCCACAACGGCCGCTTTTTGACTTGCTCCGCGATCTT CCGTGGAAAAGTCTCGACGAAGGAGGTCGAAGATCAAATGCGTGGCGTCCAGACTAAGAACAGCGGATACTTCGTTGAATGGATCCCCAACAATATCCAAACCACGGTCTGCTCCGTGCCTCCCAGGGGCCTGAAGATGGCTTCAACCTTCATCGGTAATTCGACATCCATCCAGGAATTGTTCCAGCGTATCGGCAATCAGTTCTCTAGCATGTTCCGTCGCAAGGCATTCTTGCACTGGTACACCAGCGAGGGTATGGACGAGATGGAATTCACGGAAGCGGAAAGCAACATGAACGATTTGGTGTCGGAATACCAGCAATACCAAGAAGCCTCTatcgatgatgaggaggacattGGAGAGTatggtgaggaggagatcgaggagcAGTAG
- a CDS encoding heterokaryon incompatibility protein-domain-containing protein, translating to MCQSLFDKREDPSIIIGMNLEEDEDFLPRAWGRLSNPSMHLICRLLQPEPEPDVNWGVIRDWLQDCCANHKGDVNKEADSTIIPQMRVFDVEEGCVVMAPPHCKYASLSYVWGKPSDQDLSARTENITNLEKKGYLYKNLPTATFHDAMVACAKLGLRYLGTDRLCILQDAIQDKHTQVNAMDVIYSCSVVTLVVLAGVNAHYDLPGVHMRKRTPWPILETQGLYLIREPDTYTKACDFAVWASRGWTLQEAVLSPRLLFFTNDGVYFECCHDPFVKDENAFVHPNYKRDRCKGQSNLSSSNDLVKQYTQRSLRSRKEDGCSVFVEGCGLDMQSWWRIRESTPNIQIDVLALSLELYPHSKTAWHHPRNLGEKIFGEELSYWRDSAGQPLYLYTLVYMIMNMTRHYGHYMHKRFTREKSALLLTDYALVTWTLSSTQPDCSGPRYWQGQAGWGLLSPDKRIYKRQEKKGKLRSHFVYPRHNHLLDISFPVRLERSWQPLRPGGWELHPH from the exons ATGTGCCAGAGTCT ATTCGATAAAAGAGAGGATCCCAGCATCATCATTGGAATGAacttggaggaagatgaggattTTTTACCTCGAGCGTGGGGTAGACTTTCAAATCCGAGTATGCACCTTATATG CCGGTTGTTGCAACCTGAACCTGAACCTGACGTTAACTGGGGTGTTATCCGTGACTGGCTTCAGGACTGCTGTGCCAACCATAAGGGCGATGTTAATAAAGAGGCTGATTCAACCATAATACCTCAAATGCGCGTATTCGATGTTGAAGAGGGATGCGTTGTGATGGCTCCTCCGCATTGCAAGTATGCTAGTTTGAGCTACGTATGGGGGAAACCATCAGACCAAGATCTTTCAGCAAGGACAGAAAACATAACTAACCTtgagaagaaaggatatcTATATAAGAATCTCCCAACAGCAACATTCCACGATGCAATGGTAGCATGTGCAAAGCTTGGCCTTCGCTATCTCGGGACAGATAGGCTCTGCATCCTTCAAGACGCAATCCAGGATAAACACACCCAGGTTAATGCCATGGATGTCATCTATAGTTGCTCTGTTGTCACTCTGGTTGTCCTGGCAGGAGTGAATGCCCACTATGACTTGCCCGGTGTGCACATGAGGAAACGAACCCCATGGCCAATCTTAGAGACACAGGGTCTATACTTGATTAGGGAGCCAGATACGTATACTAAAGCATGCGATTTTGCAGTGTGGGCCTCCCGAGGTTGGACATTGCAAGAGGCAGTTCTCTCTCCTCGACTCCTATTCTTCACCAATGATGGGGTTTACTTCGAGTGCTGCCACGACCCCTTTGTTAAAGATGAAAATGCATTCGTACATCCAAATTACAAGAGAGATCGGTGCAAAGGACAATCTAATTTGTCCAGTTCAAATGACTTGGTTAAGCAATACACTCAAAGAAGCTTGCGTAGCAGGAAGGAGGATGGATGCAGTGTCTTTGTGGAAGGTTGTGGACTGGATATGCAATCGTGGTGGAGGATCCGGGAAAGCACCCCTAACATTCAGATTGATGTTCTTGCTCTGTCTTTGGAGTTATACCCACATTCTAAAACCGCTTGGCATCATCCACGCAATCTAGGCGAGAAAATATTTGGCGAAGAGCTATCATACTGGCGTGATTCCGCAGGCCAGCCCCTATATCTGT ACA CTCTGGTTTATATGATCATGAACATGACCCGTCATTATGGTCACTACATGCACAAGCG GTTCACACGGGAAAAGAGTGCACT TTTACTTACAGACTACGCACTAGTAACCTGGACTCTG AGCAGCACGCAGCCTGATTGCTCAGGCCCCCGTTATTGGCAGGGACAGGCAGGTTGGGGCCTGTTGAGCCCAGATAAGCGCATTTACAAAaggcaggagaagaagggcaagctTCGTAGCCATTTTGTCTATCCACGGCATAATCACTTGCTAGATATCAGTTTTCCCGTCAGGTTAGAAAGATCATGGCAGCCGCTGCGTCCCGGCGGATGGGAATTGCATCCACACTAA
- a CDS encoding putative citrate lyase beta subunit, whose amino-acid sequence MASRNALRRALLYIPGSSQRFIDKSRTLTADCVAYDLEDSVTPHKKAEARSLVRRALDQPAPSGIRERAVRINSVDSGLALADLTEVLQSPNLSTVVIPKVNSASDLTFVNDVITHTLSQQPQSQDASSRPPISLLALVESAKSLTNLTQICASTPLLQGLIFAAEDFALDLSLTRTPDLTEFLFARSMIATAARAANLPSTIDLVCTTYKSTKGDGSPPAVLEEECRGGRQLGFNGKQCIHPSQVPTVQQIFGPDSDEVQWAVRVTIADDKAAAVGRGAWTLDGKMIDVPVAEKARAIVKKAEACGFNVEELREKWRDQEPE is encoded by the exons ATGGCATCCAGGAATGCGCTCCGTCGTGCACTGCTCTACA TCCCGGGCTCATCGCAGCGCTTCATTGACAAATCACGCACATTAACAGCCGACTGCGTAGCCTACGACCTAGAAGACAGCGTGACTCCGCACAAGAAAGCGGAAGCTCGTTCCCTGGTGCGGAGAGCTCTCGACCAGCCCGCACCCTCAGGCATCCGCGAACGAGCAGTCCGCATCAACTCCGTAGACAGCGGTCTAGCCCTAGCAGACCTAACAGAAGTT CTTCAATCCCCCAATCTAAGCACAGTCGTCATCCCGAAAGTAAACTCAGCTTCCGACCTAACATTCGTCAACGACGTCATCACCCACACTCTTTCCCAGCAGCCCCAGTCCCAAGATGCCTCCTCTCGACCTCCTATCTCTCTCCTGGCTCTTGTCGAGTCGGCCAAATCTTTGACCAACCTGACCCAGATATGCGCCTCCACTCCACTCCTTCAGGGCCTGATTTTCGCCGCTGAGGATTTCGCCCTCGACCTCAGCCTTACGCGGACCCCCGATCTGACTGAATTTCTTTTCGCCCGGTCTATGATTGCTACTGCTGCGAGGGCAGCGAATCTGCCCTCTACTATCGATCTTGTCTGTACGACTTATAAATCGACTAAGGGTGATGGATCCCCGCCTGCTGTTTTGGAAGAGGAATGTCGTGGTGGCAGGCAGTTGGGATTCAATGGGAAGCAGTGTATCCATCCTTCTCAGGTGCCGACTGTGCAGCAGATCTTTGGCCCGGATTCGGATGAGGTTCAGTGGGCTGTGCGGGTGACTATTGCAGATGATAAGGCGGCGGCTGTGGGTCGAGGTGCTTGGACGTTGGATGGAAAGATGATTGATGTCCCAGTTGCTGAAAAGGCCAGAGCAATTGTGAAGAAAGCCGAGGCCTGCGGTTTCAATGTTGAAGAATTGCGCGAGAAGTGGCGCGACCAGGAGCCGgagtaa